The genomic DNA GCACGGCGGCCAACCAGTGGGGCAGATCCTTCTCCCGGGCCATCGCCAGACTGGTCCGGCCGACGCCGGCGATGAGCGCCAGCAGCGCCCCGAGCGAGGACACCGCCGCGCCGATCCGCACGACCGGCTCGGCCCAGCTGCCGGGTCCCACCGCCGCCGCCAACGGCTGCGGGGTCTGCGCCAGCTCCTCCGCGCCGAGCACGGCCAGCAGCGTCACCGCGATGAGCGCGTAGATGAGGACCACGATGCCCAGCGCGGTCGGGATGGCCCTGGGAATGACACGTCCCGGGTCCCTGACCTCCTCGCCCAGTGTGGCGATACGGGCGTAGCCGGCGAAGGCGAAGAAGAGCAGCCCGGCCGACTGCAGGACGCCGAGCGCCCCACCGTGGCCCCCCGCGACGGGATTCACCCGCCCCCACTGCGGATCCCCGCCGACCAGGGCAGCGACGACGGCAAGGGCCAGCGCCAGGAGCACCACCGCCACGATGACGCGGGTCAGCTGCGCGGTCCGGGTGATGCCGCGGTAGTTGACCGCGGTCAGGGCGATGACGGCGGTGACCGCCACGGGTTTCTCCCATCCCGCCGGCGCGGCGTAGGCGGCGAATGTCAGGGCCATCGCCGCGCAGCTCGCCGTCTTGCCGATCACGAAACCCCAGCCCGCCAGAAAACCCCACCAGGGGCCGAGCTCCGCCCGCCCGTAGACGTAGGTCCCGCCCGAGGTCGGGTACTGCGCCGCCAGCTGTGCAGAGGAGGTGGCGTTGGCGTAGGCCACCGCGGCCGCCACCAGCAGTCCGATGAGCAGGCCCGCACCGGCGGCCTGGGCGGCGGGCGTGAACGCCGCGAAGACGCCCGCGCCGATCATCGACCCGAGCCCGACGAGAACGACGTCGGTGGCGGTGAGTCGCCGGGCGAGCGCAGGTTCCTGGGCCATGGGTCCAGTATCGCGCGGTGGGCGGGGGTTGGGAAGCCTACGTCAGCTGCAGCGTCGTCACGCAGGTGGCGCCGTCGTCCTCTGTGGAGAAGTCGGCCGTCGCGGTCCTGCCCTCGTGGTCGACCTCGATGGTGCCGGTGGCGCCCTTCGGCACCCAGAAGCCGACGAAGCCGTTGTCGTAGGTGGTGACCTCCTCGTCGAGGATCGCCTCGCCCGCGTCATCGCGGAAGGTGACGTGGACGGGCTCGTTGCCCAGCTCGCCGGTGCAGGTGGTCAGCGAGTGGTAGAAGCAGTCGTGGGTCTGGTTCACGTAGGGGGCGATGGACATGTAGGTCTCGTCCTCGGGCATGGGCAGGCTGGTCTCGCCGGTGTCGTCGGAGAGGATCAGTTCGTCGATGCGGATGGAGGCCATCAGTTCGGTGGAACGCTCGGCCCTGGGCGTCTGGTCCAGCTCGGTGATGATCTCGCGGGCGTCCTTGCCCTCCAGGCCGTGGGCGGCGAGGAGGTCGGCCTGGG from Corynebacterium guangdongense includes the following:
- a CDS encoding APC family permease; this encodes MAQEPALARRLTATDVVLVGLGSMIGAGVFAAFTPAAQAAGAGLLIGLLVAAAVAYANATSSAQLAAQYPTSGGTYVYGRAELGPWWGFLAGWGFVIGKTASCAAMALTFAAYAAPAGWEKPVAVTAVIALTAVNYRGITRTAQLTRVIVAVVLLALALAVVAALVGGDPQWGRVNPVAGGHGGALGVLQSAGLLFFAFAGYARIATLGEEVRDPGRVIPRAIPTALGIVVLIYALIAVTLLAVLGAEELAQTPQPLAAAVGPGSWAEPVVRIGAAVSSLGALLALIAGVGRTSLAMAREKDLPHWLAAVHPRFSVPHRAEITLAVLVIALVLTVDLRGAIGFSSFGVLLYYLIANLSALRQDRAHRRFPKWLQVVGAVGCAVLVMTLPPTAVLAGVAVFAVGGLYRLLRR
- a CDS encoding CueP family metal-binding protein, translated to MKRAAILVTALALTLTGCAATDSGRDDAAISQADLLAAHGLEGKDAREIITELDQTPRAERSTELMASIRIDELILSDDTGETSLPMPEDETYMSIAPYVNQTHDCFYHSLTTCTGELGNEPVHVTFRDDAGEAILDEEVTTYDNGFVGFWVPKGATGTIEVDHEGRTATADFSTEDDGATCVTTLQLT